GCGCGTTGTTTTGATAGGTGGAAGCGCCCACTGGCCGTTTGTTTTGGAAGCTACTCAACAAAAATGGGGTCGCGATAAAGTTTTTCTCCCAGATCAACCCGATTTGGCCGTGGTCTTCGGCCTGTCTTTAGCCCAAAGTGGTTTTAAGCCGCCACTTACAAGGGTAAGCGAATCTGCCGTGAAAATTGAAAACACGACAGATATTGGCACAGTGCCTTCGAAAGAGGATGGTAAACCGCCACCTCTTTTGCCTCCCCCAGTTCCGCCAGAGACGTTAAGGCAAGATAGGCGCGCCAAAGCCAGGAAAACAATCCGGCTTATGGTGCTTATCGGGGTTGGGGTTGCATTGGCACTGGTCTGGTTGCCTTTTGGGTCATGGCCATTTCTCATGGCAATTGAAGTTTATATGATGCTTGAAATTGCGAAGAGCTATGGCTACAAATATACGGATGGTTTGATTATCCTACTTGTCATCGGGCTACTGGCCTTGTCTATTGGCCTTTCGACCGCGCTTGCTCCTTTCACGGAGACGCTGTTTTGTTTGGTTAAACCGGTGATTGCCGGGCTTGTCATCTGGGGCATGGGTGAAGGCACCATTGCGATCCTTGATTGGGATTCAACCCGGCAACATTAAACCATGTCATTGGAAATAGGAGGCAGCACGATGGCCGCAGATTCTGAAGAAACGACCTTCGCCCTTCAAACCTTAACCCCTGAAGCGGTTGATGAGCTTGTAAACCGGCGTTTACCGGCCTCCCTATTAGACACGCTGGAGCGGCGTTGGTACGAGAGCTTTGACATTCATAAATATCAGATTCAGTCTACTACACCGGCAGCTTTGGAAGCAGAAACACGATTTTTGCAGATTTTTGAGGTTGCATATACTCAAGATGTAGCTCGTAGTTTCCACTTGGCAAACATGCAGAATGTTTTAAGTAGCCTGCGCGACGGGAGCCATTCGCTTGCTTATGTCGCTACAAGTAATGGGGAGCAGGTTAAACTGTTGATGGGGGTACGGCGCTCTCGTCTGGATTCGATCACCCCAACAGACGAGTATATCAATGTTATGCACCGGGCTTTACGAAGCAATTATCCGGGGATTGTTTTGAGCCAGCAGGCGGACGAACAGTACCACGATGTCGATTTTGCCGATTATAAAGTGTGTATCCTTGACCCAATGCAAAAGAGTCATTACCTTGCTGCTATCACTGGCATTCCGTCCTTGCGCCAACAGGAAAACTGGCAAGAAGCGTTTGGCCAAAGCATTGATCGGCTAGTAGATGCATTACGTGGGGAGGCCTATACATTGCTGGTGTTGGCTGAGCCCATTTTGGAAGAGCGCGTGAATCACTTGATTAATCAGGCACGCTTAATTAGCGAACAAGTTCACGCACTTGTGCTTCAATCGCGTTCAATTTCCCGGAGCGAGACCGCGTCAAAACAAACCACTAGAGGGAAATCGGAACAATTTACTTTAGGGACTTCCCAGTTGATCTCAGCAATTTTGTCGGTGTCTGGAAGTGTCAGCAAATCTATATCCGACACGATTGGCTTCACGCGAGGCGTAAGCGCCTCGATAACGCAGGAAAGACTCGATAAAACGGCGCAGTTTTGCGAGCAGCTTTTAGAGCATTATATTAATCGACTGCAATCGGGACGAAGCTTGGGATTTTGGAACACGGGCGTCTTTCTGACAAGTGATGACCGAAATACGTTTTTGCGCGCTCAGTGGATTTCAAGAGCGCTTTTTTCTGGGCAGAACACTTATTTCGAACCTATTCGCATATTAAACTTAGAAAAGAATCTCGAAGTACGCAGAGCTCTCGGTAATTTGCGAATACCCGCCTTGAAAGCCATACCGGGCGAAAACCGTCAATCCATTGAACATCCGTTAGGCCAGGAATATCAAAGTCTGGGGACACCGCTAACTACCGACGAGTTATCAATACTGGTCAGTTTCCCAAACCGAGAAGTTCCAGGCTTGAAGTTGAAGCCAGTGGCAGATTTTAATCTCAATCCCCCCGCTATCAAGGGTACGGAGATTGGCTCATTGCTATATCGTGGAGAAAAGCTCCCATCACGGATCGCCATTTCTTCCAAAAGCTTGACCCGGCACACATTCGTCACCGGCTTGACCGGCTCGGGGAAGACAAACACATGTCTGGCGTTGCTCGCAAATGGCCACCAAAGTCAACAACTGAAGTTCTTAGTTATCGATCCTGCCAAGACGGAATATCGCCTCTTATTGAACTCTCGAAGCCTTGGTAAAGATCTAGTGGTTTTCACGTTAAATGATGAATCGCTTGCACCTTTTCGTCTCAATCCATTTGAGTTTGAACCAGATTTCCCGCTATTAACACATATAGACTTGTTGAAGGCGGTCTTCAATGCTGCGTTTCCAATGTATGCCTCCATGCCTTATCTGCTGGAGGAAGCCATGTTGGCTGTTTACCAAGAGCGCGGGTGGAATATCACGGACTCGACCAATGATCGCTTCAAGCCAAACTCTGGCGAGGATCATCGCACCTATCTACCTAGACTGAGCGATTTGCGCGACAAGATTGATGAGGTCGTCAAAGGTAAGGGCTATGACGAGCGCATAGCTCGTGATCTTACAGCAGCGCTCAAGGCTCGCATTGGCAGTCTGTGTCAGGGCACCAAGGGTCTGATGTTGGACACTCAACGCTCGACACCGTTTCAGGCGCTGCTTGATCGCCCGGTCGTGCTAGAGTTGCGCCGAGTTGGAGACGACGACGAGAAGGCTTTTCTGATGGCGTTGCTATTTATTCGGCTATACGAAGCTTGTCAGACCCGAAAGATTAGCAACGATCTATGCCATGTGACCCTTATTGAAGAAGCGCACCGGCTTCTCCGGAACGTACCTATTTTAGTCTCATCCGAAATTGCCAACACCCGGGGCAAAGCGGTGGAAATGTTCGCTGATATGATGGCTGAGATGCGCGCTTACGGGGAAGGGTTTATCATAGTAGATCAGGTACCAAACAAACTGGTCCCAGATGTGATTAAGGGATCTAATTTGAAGTTTGTACACCGTCTCTTAGCTGATGATGATCGACGTGCTGTTGGCAACGCCATGGGATTGACGTCGGCCCAAATTGAACATTTGTCCCGCCTCACCTTAGGTCAGGCGGTTGTACATAGCGAAGAACTAGGTGAGGCGTGTCTCGTTAAAATCGATTCAGTCGAGGAGCAGCTTATGAATCAACCATCAGGATCAGATCCACATGATAAATCGCACAAGACTGAGGACTTGCTTAGGCAGCACGCCAAAGATTTCGAAGATCAACAGCCGCAGCCGAATGCCACCTCAAAACTGATAGCGTCAGAGCCGGAAGAACATAGACTGGAGAGCCGTTCAACGTCAGTCCCGGCCGTGTCGTCTTCGTTCGGGCCTGGCCATCTCCCATTTCCGTACTGTGTTGGTTGCCTTCCGCTTTGGAAAACAGGGCGTTGTTTATATGGCAAGCAGATCAATGCTTTGCGTTCTGCCAAAGCATGGCGAGAAAAATTCGAGGCACCAATGATCCAAGTCCTTGAAACCAGCGATGACCCTAATGATCTATGGTTACGCCTCGGCCAACTCGGAACACAGTTAATCATCAACAACGAAATTCCTCTAGGTGAAGGTCAAGCCGAGGATGTAGTCTACTGTAACTTAGTCCACATAACAGTGGCCATTGGACATCATCCCGCCGCACGATGGCGTCAGCGACTGGGCAACTACGTCAACATGCTTAGCAGTTTCCACCGGTCGTATCCTGAATGATGACTGGAGTGATTTGTCATGGAAATGGATTTTGCTGCCTTTGATGCTGGATTCGATGCCGGGGATTTTTACGTCGGCGATGTGTATGATGTTGGCTACGACACGGGCCTAGACAACGGTTTCGACACAGATATCGATTATGATGCCGATTTGCTATCCTATAAGTGGGACATTGATGATGGGCAGTATGATGTGGGTGATTACGATGTTGGTGACGTAAACATAGCTGACTATGACGTCGACCGGGGGGATGGCTCCGTTGGTGGCTATGGTAGCTTGACAGACCAAGTTGTTGTTGACGACTCAAAAGAGTCGGAATGGGAGAAAATTGATGTTGATGAGGTGCGGGATATGCTAGGCCGAGATAGTCTGTGGGAAGAAACGCCTTTTAATCGCGGTCGCGACTTTGAGGAACTTGAGGAGGCAAACATTGGAGGAAACTTCCCTACCATCGATGACATCGACTCTGATACTGGGACAGCTACGAGTCTCAAGACACTGGATGTTACCGCTGAAACATACGAAGATACCGGTAAAATGGAAAGCAAAGTGGAGTCATATATCGATGATCTGAGCGACTTTGATGACACTATTTGGCACCAGAATGGAGAGGAAATCGCTGTGTCACGTGACGACATTGACCAGCTTGCGCTAGTGTTAGGCATACCGGCAGGCAAGGCTTCAAACGAGCAAGTCGAGTCGCTGCTGAAACTTGAAGAATATGCATCGAGCAAAGGTGTTCAACTTGTTATTAAGGAGATCCCGTAGAATGACAATATCTCGCCCTCGCATCGCTCACCATATTCAAGTTTACCAAGTGGATGAGCAATATTATGTGACTGGCATGATCCAGCTTTCGAATCTAAGTTGGAAGAGCATGGCTCCCGTTGAGCAAGTATCGAAGAGTGACCTTAAAAGTTTTGAGAAAGCTATTGAGGTGGCGCGAATGAGGAGTCGGCCCCTGGTTAAAGATTCGCCCGATCACGAATCGAATAGACTCTGGGACGGTAATGGTGGGATGGTCTGGAAAAACACATCAAAACTATGGTCGATTCGTTGGTATATCGATGGAACCGTATTGATAGCGCCGTACAGTAAGATGCGGCCTCTTGACGATCCTGAACTGGCGGACGGTTCCGGTTGGCGTCGAAACCGTGATGCAGAGGAAGTGTTGGGGCCTCCGGTAACCACATCTGCTATTGTTCAAAGATTGATGGAGTGAATAATTGTTGCTTTAGACAAAGGTGAGCAAGAAGCCGCGACAAGCTCGGTATCTCTTGTTTTGTTCAGCACGAGGTTATGGAAAACTGGAATGGAATCAATCCATTCGCCGACGACTTTATCCTGGAGACTTGGGCATAAGTAAACAACTTACTTTAAGACAAACATCATTTCGTCCTTGACTTCCTCTCGGAAAATGTTATAACAGGCGCACTGGAAATGTAAAATTACATCAACGATGTTGGCTTAGCACAAGGGTTCATTTATCGCGGGGATTGTTCAACACCCGTCGGGTCCGCTTCGCGTAAAAGAATTCGTTTGTGCCTCTAAGCCGACATCTACAACTGTCGGCTTTGGCGTTTAGCTGACACCCCTCTCTTCACCACTTCCACCCTCAATTGCAATCTCTGCCATTCTGCGCTTTAATCGCGTTGGAAAGGTTGTGCTATGCCAAAAACCAAAACCCAATGGATCTGCCAGAATTGTGGCCGGACAACGCTGCGCGAGATGGGCAAGTGCCCTCAATGCGGCGAGTTCAACACAATGGTTGAGACGATCGTGGCCGAGCCGGCCAAAGGGGCCGACCGCCGGCCGCTGGGCGTGGCCGCCTCACGCCCGCTCAAGCTCTCAGAAATCGAGGGAGATGCCGAGGCCCGGCTTCCTCTGCCTATGGACGAATTCGCCAGGGTGCTGGGCGGCGGCATCGTGCCCGGCTCGGTGGTGCTGGTGGGCGGCGACCCGGGAATTGGCAAAAGCACTTTGCTCTTGCAAGTGGCGACCATCATGGCTGAGATCGCCGGGCCGGTGTTGTATGTTTCAGGCGAAGAGTCGGCGCGGCAGATTAAGATGCGGGCTTTGCGATTGGCGCAAAGCAGTGACAGCCAAAAGACGGCGGCCCTTTCTGAGAATCTATACCTGGTCACCGAGACCAACGTTGACCTCATCCTCTCCCACGTGGAGGCGGTCAACCCGAAGTTGTTGATCGTGGACTCGATCCAGACGACTTACACAGGCGAGATCGGTTCGGCGGCGGGATCGGTGAGCCAGGTGCGCGAGTGCGCCATGCGCCTGACCAGTTCGGCCAAAGGCAACGGCTATGCCGTCTTCCTGATCGGCCACGTGACGAAGGAAGGGACGATTGCCGGGCCGCGCGTGCTGGAGCACATCGTGGACACGGTGCTGTATCTCGAAGGCGATCGGTATCAGTCATATCGCCTGCTTCGCGGGGTGAAGAATCGTTTTGGGCCTACGTCCGAAGTTGGCGTGTTTGAGATGCGGGGCAATGGCATGGTGGAAGTGTTGAATCCGTCCGAGGCGTTTTTGGCCGAACGGATGGTGAACGCGCCCGGTTCGGCCATTGCCGTGACGATGGAGGGGACGCGGCCTTTGCTGGTGGAAGTGCAGGCCCTCACCAGCCCGACGGCGTTTGGCAACCCGCGCCGCACGCCCAACGGCGTGGATTTCAACCGCCTCCTGCTCATCACCGCCGTGCTTGCCCGGCGTATTGGCCTCAAGTTATTCGACCAGGATGTGTTTG
This Chloroflexota bacterium DNA region includes the following protein-coding sequences:
- a CDS encoding ATP-binding protein, translating into MAADSEETTFALQTLTPEAVDELVNRRLPASLLDTLERRWYESFDIHKYQIQSTTPAALEAETRFLQIFEVAYTQDVARSFHLANMQNVLSSLRDGSHSLAYVATSNGEQVKLLMGVRRSRLDSITPTDEYINVMHRALRSNYPGIVLSQQADEQYHDVDFADYKVCILDPMQKSHYLAAITGIPSLRQQENWQEAFGQSIDRLVDALRGEAYTLLVLAEPILEERVNHLINQARLISEQVHALVLQSRSISRSETASKQTTRGKSEQFTLGTSQLISAILSVSGSVSKSISDTIGFTRGVSASITQERLDKTAQFCEQLLEHYINRLQSGRSLGFWNTGVFLTSDDRNTFLRAQWISRALFSGQNTYFEPIRILNLEKNLEVRRALGNLRIPALKAIPGENRQSIEHPLGQEYQSLGTPLTTDELSILVSFPNREVPGLKLKPVADFNLNPPAIKGTEIGSLLYRGEKLPSRIAISSKSLTRHTFVTGLTGSGKTNTCLALLANGHQSQQLKFLVIDPAKTEYRLLLNSRSLGKDLVVFTLNDESLAPFRLNPFEFEPDFPLLTHIDLLKAVFNAAFPMYASMPYLLEEAMLAVYQERGWNITDSTNDRFKPNSGEDHRTYLPRLSDLRDKIDEVVKGKGYDERIARDLTAALKARIGSLCQGTKGLMLDTQRSTPFQALLDRPVVLELRRVGDDDEKAFLMALLFIRLYEACQTRKISNDLCHVTLIEEAHRLLRNVPILVSSEIANTRGKAVEMFADMMAEMRAYGEGFIIVDQVPNKLVPDVIKGSNLKFVHRLLADDDRRAVGNAMGLTSAQIEHLSRLTLGQAVVHSEELGEACLVKIDSVEEQLMNQPSGSDPHDKSHKTEDLLRQHAKDFEDQQPQPNATSKLIASEPEEHRLESRSTSVPAVSSSFGPGHLPFPYCVGCLPLWKTGRCLYGKQINALRSAKAWREKFEAPMIQVLETSDDPNDLWLRLGQLGTQLIINNEIPLGEGQAEDVVYCNLVHITVAIGHHPAARWRQRLGNYVNMLSSFHRSYPE
- the radA gene encoding DNA repair protein RadA, with amino-acid sequence MPKTKTQWICQNCGRTTLREMGKCPQCGEFNTMVETIVAEPAKGADRRPLGVAASRPLKLSEIEGDAEARLPLPMDEFARVLGGGIVPGSVVLVGGDPGIGKSTLLLQVATIMAEIAGPVLYVSGEESARQIKMRALRLAQSSDSQKTAALSENLYLVTETNVDLILSHVEAVNPKLLIVDSIQTTYTGEIGSAAGSVSQVRECAMRLTSSAKGNGYAVFLIGHVTKEGTIAGPRVLEHIVDTVLYLEGDRYQSYRLLRGVKNRFGPTSEVGVFEMRGNGMVEVLNPSEAFLAERMVNAPGSAIAVTMEGTRPLLVEVQALTSPTAFGNPRRTPNGVDFNRLLLITAVLARRIGLKLFDQDVFVNVIGGLQVEEPAVDLAVAMAIASSVRDLPVPADLALVGEIGLSGELRAVGQLTARLKEAAKLGFRRAIIPKTVRRGEPFPDGIEIIQARSAHEAIDVALGRPKRNDD